A single region of the Brassica rapa cultivar Chiifu-401-42 chromosome A03, CAAS_Brap_v3.01, whole genome shotgun sequence genome encodes:
- the LOC103857296 gene encoding putative defensin-like protein 271 encodes MASSKLYFVALLIIASVFIDVQSTRIMDAWSDCDFRGPCKKKEDCYDRCEVDRPPFNNAICVPFGRSRQCCCILS; translated from the exons ATGGCATCATCGAAACTTTACTTTGTTGCTCTTTTAATCATTGCTTCAGTTTTCATTGATGTTCAATCCACTC GAATTATGGATGCTTGGTCGGATTGTGATTTCAGAGGACCTTGTAAGAAGAAAGAAGATTGTTATGATAGATGTGAAGTGGACAGACCACCTTTTAATAATGCTATATGTGTACCTTTCGGACGCAGTCGTCAATGTTGTTGTATTTTATCGTGA